The segment GGCCGAGGAGTTGCTCTATCTCGGCGGGATAGGCGTTGAAGCCGCCGACGATGAACATGTCCTTGATGCGGTCGGTGATCCGGAGGTTGCCGTCCGCGTCGAGCACACCCACGTCGCCGGTGCGCAGCCAGCCGTCGGGGGTGATCGCGCGGGCGGTTCCGGCCGGGTCCTCGAAGTAGCCGGACATCACGTGGTAGCCGCGGACCAGCACCTCGCCGGGGTCGCCGGGCGGCACCGGGCGGTCCGCGGCGTCGACGATCCGGACCTCGGTGCCGGGGAGCGCCCGGCCGGAGGTCGCGGCGATCACCTCGGGCGGATCGCCGCGGCGGCACATCGTGACGACGCCGGAGCTCTCCGAAAGACCGTAGGCGGTCAGAACGGTGGAGATCTTCAGCTCGCCGCGCAGCCGCTCGACCAGCTCCAGGGGGACCACGGCGGCGCCGGTGACCACCAGGCGCAGCGCGGAGAGGTCGTGCCGGGCGCGGGCCGGGTGGTCGAGGAGCTGCTGATGGAGGGTGGGCGGGCCGGGGAGGACGGAGATCCGTTCGGCGGCGATCTTGGCGAGCGCGGTCTCCACGCTGAAGACCGGCTGCGGGATCATCGTCGCGCCGCGCAGCAGACAGGCGATGATCCCGGCCTTGTAGCCGAAGGTGTGGAAGAACGGGTTGATGATCAGGTAGCGGTCGCCCTCCCGGAGGCCGGCCAGTTCGCTCCAGACGTCGTAGGCGCGCAGGGTCTGGGCATGGGTGATCACGGCGCCCTTGGGGCGGCCGGTGGTGCCGGAGGTGAAGACGATGTCCGAGGGGGCGTCGGAGCGCAGGGCGTCGGCCCTGGCGCGGACGGTCTCCGCGGGCACCGCGGCGCCGTCGGCGAGGAACTCCTGCCAGGTGGCGAAGTCGGCGGGGGCGTCGTCGGAGAGCACCACGACCTTCTCCAGCCGCGGGAGTCCGGGCAGCGGGCCGGGACCGGCGCCTTCCCGGGCGGCGCGGCGGAGTGCGGCGATGTAGGACGTGCCGAGGAAGGTGCCGGTGATGAAGAGGAGCTTGGCGCGGGTGCGGCGCAGGACGTAGGCGGCCTCGGTGCCCTTGAAGCGGGTGTTGACGGGGACCAGGACGGCGCCGGCGGTGACGGCCCCGAGGGCGGAGACGATCCAGTCCAGGGTGTTGGGCGCCCATACGGCCACCCGGTCGCCGGGCGCGACCCCGGAGGCGATACAGGCGGCCGCCGCCCGCTCCACCCGCTCGCCCAGCTCGGCGTACGTGACCCGGGTGCGGCCCTCGACCACGGCCTCCCGGGAGCCGTACCGCCGGGCGGCCGCGCGCACCAGACGGGGGATGACGCCGTACTCCAGGTCCGCCCGCGCATCCACGTCGTCGTGCATCGCACTGCCTCCCGCCGAAGAGCTGTACGCCACTAGCTGACTGACCGTCAGATTAGCGGTAGCCTCCTCCGCTGTCAGCACTGGCGACCGACCACGGAGGTGGCGATGGGGGCGACCCTCAAGGACGCTACGGCGATAGCCGGTATCGGACAGACCCCGTTCGCCCGGCAACTCCCGGAATCCGAGAAGACGCTGGCCTGCCGGGCGATCGTCGCGGCGCTGGACGACGCCGGAATCGCCCCCTCGGAGGTGGACGCCTTCGCCTCCTACACCATGGAGGAGACCGACGAGGTCGAGATAGCCAAGGCCATCGGCGCCGGGGACCTCACCCACTTCTCCAAGGTCGGCTTCGGCGGCGGGGGTTCCTGCGCGACGGTGGCGCATCTGGCCGCCGCCATCGCCACCGGCCAGGCGAGCGTCGGCGTCGCCTGGCGGTCCCGTAAGCGCGGCTCGGGGCCGCGCCCCTGGAAGAACACCCAGGTCCAGCTGCCCACCCCGGGACAGTGGACCCGCCCCTTCGGGCTGCTGCGCCCCGCCGACGAGATCGGCATGCTGGCCCGCCGCTATATGCACGAATACGGCGCCACCCGCGACCACCTCTTCAATGTCGCACTCGCCTGCCGCAACCGGGCCAACCAGAATCCCGCCGCGATGATGTACGAGCGCCCGCTGACCCGCGAGATGTATATGACCGCCCGCTGGATCAGCGAGCCGCTCTGCCTGTTCGACAACTGCCTGGAGACCGACGGGGCGCTGGCCTGCGTCGTGGTCTCCGCCGAGCGCGCCCGCGACTGCCGGCAGCGGCCCGTCTACGTGCACTCCGCCGCCCAGGGCCTGCCCGCCCAGCACCACGGCATGGTCAACTACTGGACCGACGATCCGCTCACCGGCCCGGCCTGGACCGCCGCCCGGCACCTGTGGAAGGGCGCCGACCTCGGACCGCAGGACGTCGACGTGGCACAGATCTATGACGCCTTCACCCCCCTGATCCCCCTCTCGCTGGAGGGCTACGGCTTCTGCGGACGCGGTGAGGGCGCGGCCTTCACCGAGGGCGGCGCGCTGGAGATCGGCGGCCGGCTCCCGCTCAACACCGGCGGCGGCGGTCTCTCCGAGGCGTATGTGCACGGTTTCAACCTGATCAATGAAGGCGTCAAGCAGCTGCGCGGCACCAGCACCGCGCAGGTCCCCGACGCCGCCACCTGTCTGGTCACCGCGGGCGAGGGCGTGCCCACCTCGGCCCTGCTGCTGAGGAGTTGATACGCCATGAGCCCTCGTGATGCCGCGCCCGAGTCCGTGCGGGAAAGCGTGCGGGAGCCCGTTCGTGAGTCTGAGTCAGGGCCCGAGCCCGTTCGTGAGTCGGTGCGTGAGTCCGTTCGCGATGCCATGACACCGAGCGTGGCACCCGCCACTGACAATCGCTCCGACAGCGCCGCCGGCCTGCTGCTTCCCGTCCCGGACGACGACGGCGCGCCCTTCTGGGAGTACGCCGCCCGGGGCGAACTGCGCATCCAGGCCTGCGCCGACTGCGACGCCCTGCGCTTCCCGCCCCGGCCCTGCTGCCCGCACTGCCGGTCCTTCAGCGCC is part of the Streptomyces platensis genome and harbors:
- a CDS encoding FadD3 family acyl-CoA ligase, producing the protein MHDDVDARADLEYGVIPRLVRAAARRYGSREAVVEGRTRVTYAELGERVERAAAACIASGVAPGDRVAVWAPNTLDWIVSALGAVTAGAVLVPVNTRFKGTEAAYVLRRTRAKLLFITGTFLGTSYIAALRRAAREGAGPGPLPGLPRLEKVVVLSDDAPADFATWQEFLADGAAVPAETVRARADALRSDAPSDIVFTSGTTGRPKGAVITHAQTLRAYDVWSELAGLREGDRYLIINPFFHTFGYKAGIIACLLRGATMIPQPVFSVETALAKIAAERISVLPGPPTLHQQLLDHPARARHDLSALRLVVTGAAVVPLELVERLRGELKISTVLTAYGLSESSGVVTMCRRGDPPEVIAATSGRALPGTEVRIVDAADRPVPPGDPGEVLVRGYHVMSGYFEDPAGTARAITPDGWLRTGDVGVLDADGNLRITDRIKDMFIVGGFNAYPAEIEQLLGRHPDIAEVAVVGIPDPRLGEVGKAYAVRRAGSLLTADDLIAWSRREMANYKVPREVAFVPALPRNASGKILKTRLREGAPGPAPAA
- a CDS encoding lipid-transfer protein — its product is MGATLKDATAIAGIGQTPFARQLPESEKTLACRAIVAALDDAGIAPSEVDAFASYTMEETDEVEIAKAIGAGDLTHFSKVGFGGGGSCATVAHLAAAIATGQASVGVAWRSRKRGSGPRPWKNTQVQLPTPGQWTRPFGLLRPADEIGMLARRYMHEYGATRDHLFNVALACRNRANQNPAAMMYERPLTREMYMTARWISEPLCLFDNCLETDGALACVVVSAERARDCRQRPVYVHSAAQGLPAQHHGMVNYWTDDPLTGPAWTAARHLWKGADLGPQDVDVAQIYDAFTPLIPLSLEGYGFCGRGEGAAFTEGGALEIGGRLPLNTGGGGLSEAYVHGFNLINEGVKQLRGTSTAQVPDAATCLVTAGEGVPTSALLLRS